A stretch of Xanthocytophaga agilis DNA encodes these proteins:
- a CDS encoding transglutaminase family protein: protein MKYNLTHITHYEYKEPVNIYHSLACLTPRTLPNQLCADFTIKITPKPTEIVARTDFFGNTVHYFSIHSVHTELTVLTTSQIDRFPLGNDLSLFAKDMTCARAREECWTSTALKIQLLQFMLPSPYVFWDEEIKTFAKDCFPNNQSLFDSVKMLCHKLFTTIKYVPESTTINTPIKTVLHEKKGVCQDISHLAIACIRSMGFAARYVSGYLETLPPPDKPKLQGSDASHAWISVYIPDLGWCDFDPTNDMIPQERHITTAWGRDYSDVPPLKGIIFSAGKHTLKVAVDVLSLE from the coding sequence ATGAAATATAACCTTACCCATATTACCCATTATGAGTATAAGGAGCCGGTAAATATTTATCATAGTCTGGCTTGCCTTACACCTCGTACGTTACCCAATCAGTTATGTGCTGATTTTACTATAAAGATCACTCCAAAGCCTACAGAGATTGTTGCACGTACCGATTTCTTTGGCAATACAGTGCACTACTTTTCTATTCATTCGGTACACACAGAACTGACGGTTTTGACAACCAGTCAGATAGACCGTTTTCCGCTGGGAAATGATTTGTCGTTGTTCGCTAAAGATATGACATGTGCCAGAGCGAGAGAAGAATGCTGGACAAGTACAGCCTTGAAGATACAGTTGTTGCAATTTATGTTGCCAAGTCCGTATGTATTTTGGGATGAAGAGATCAAGACTTTTGCAAAAGATTGTTTTCCGAATAACCAGTCGTTGTTTGACAGTGTGAAAATGTTGTGTCACAAGTTGTTCACTACCATTAAATATGTACCTGAGTCTACAACTATAAATACACCTATCAAAACGGTATTACATGAAAAGAAAGGTGTATGTCAGGATATTTCTCATCTGGCAATTGCCTGTATTCGGAGTATGGGGTTTGCTGCTCGTTATGTGAGCGGATATCTGGAAACACTGCCGCCACCTGATAAACCCAAGCTACAAGGATCAGATGCATCTCATGCCTGGATTTCTGTTTATATTCCGGATTTAGGATGGTGTGACTTTGATCCAACCAATGATATGATTCCGCAAGAACGCCATATTACTACTGCTTGGGGACGTGATTACAGTGATGTTCCTCCACTTAAGGGGATTATCTTTAGTGCAGGCAAACATACACTGAAGGTAGCTGTAGATGTATTATCTCTGGAATAA
- a CDS encoding GAF domain-containing protein produces MSRIVTSLRGNLINITLIVVAFLLVVGASLIFFNRSVIDSNLALQKQTEQVKYELRYAHDEITRYVDVTIRGYAIIRNEKYLYISHEKIEQLCRANFKRLDSLLAVQHYQDPEGLKAVEQYKAVIWNFIDYHGYMVNLLRKEKIEKFKAEFDKDKGASIGPVYQKAIKYVHTFEDELHQKAQFRYNLAMQSNIYIQFLIILIGLPTIALIFLRLRKDATQRAELVNEFETNNQKYLFHSGASTHVKNAQEVISNSIVNLRTAANFVTHISEGDYEVEWPGMTTQNASLNQANLAGKLLQMREQMKKVKQEEDNRNWVNEGLAQFSALVRNHQNTLSVLAEECIRFLAKYLKAQQGSIFVVTEQYGEKYLDMTACFAFDKKKFIEKRINAETGLLGQAYLEGATILLREIPQGYVDITSGLGEATPNFLIIVPMRYNDTTEAILELATFGSFEPHQVSFLEKCGEFLAAALLNVKTTDKMKAILENTQEQTEALRAQEEEMRQNMEEMQTTQEEMYRKTKNLEEANLELEEKTLILTQLKMENEILKKKLGLVKK; encoded by the coding sequence ATGAGTCGTATAGTAACCTCCCTCCGGGGTAATCTCATTAACATTACATTGATAGTTGTTGCATTTCTACTGGTAGTAGGTGCCAGTCTGATTTTCTTTAACCGTAGTGTCATCGACAGTAATCTTGCTTTACAAAAACAAACAGAGCAGGTCAAATATGAATTGCGTTATGCTCATGATGAAATCACCCGATATGTTGATGTTACAATACGAGGATATGCCATCATTCGTAATGAAAAATACCTGTATATAAGTCATGAGAAAATTGAGCAATTATGCAGAGCTAATTTTAAAAGGCTAGATAGCTTACTAGCGGTTCAGCACTATCAAGATCCGGAAGGACTGAAAGCGGTTGAACAGTATAAAGCGGTGATTTGGAACTTCATAGACTATCATGGATACATGGTTAATCTATTGAGAAAAGAAAAGATAGAGAAGTTTAAGGCTGAGTTTGACAAAGATAAAGGAGCAAGTATTGGCCCTGTATATCAAAAAGCAATCAAGTATGTACATACTTTTGAAGACGAACTACATCAAAAGGCACAATTTCGATACAACCTGGCGATGCAAAGCAATATTTATATACAGTTTTTAATCATTCTGATAGGATTACCAACAATTGCCCTTATTTTTTTACGCCTGCGTAAGGACGCAACACAACGGGCAGAACTGGTTAATGAATTTGAAACAAATAATCAAAAGTATCTTTTTCATTCTGGAGCATCCACTCACGTAAAAAACGCACAGGAAGTTATCTCTAACTCTATAGTCAACCTACGCACAGCAGCTAATTTCGTTACTCATATTTCTGAAGGAGATTATGAGGTCGAGTGGCCAGGAATGACCACACAAAATGCATCTTTAAATCAGGCAAATCTGGCAGGGAAGCTCTTACAAATGCGAGAGCAGATGAAAAAGGTTAAGCAGGAAGAAGATAACCGAAACTGGGTGAATGAAGGGTTAGCACAATTCTCAGCCCTGGTAAGGAATCACCAGAATACATTGTCTGTTTTAGCTGAAGAGTGCATCCGTTTTCTGGCTAAATATCTAAAAGCTCAACAAGGAAGCATTTTTGTAGTAACAGAACAATATGGTGAAAAATATCTGGACATGACAGCCTGTTTTGCCTTTGATAAAAAGAAATTCATTGAAAAGAGAATCAATGCAGAAACAGGTTTACTAGGTCAGGCTTATCTGGAAGGTGCAACGATTCTACTTCGGGAAATTCCTCAGGGATATGTAGATATCACTTCAGGGCTAGGAGAAGCAACCCCTAATTTTCTGATCATTGTTCCGATGAGATACAATGATACAACAGAAGCAATACTGGAGCTTGCTACTTTTGGGAGCTTTGAACCCCATCAGGTTTCTTTCCTGGAAAAATGTGGTGAATTTCTGGCAGCTGCTTTACTTAATGTAAAAACAACAGATAAGATGAAAGCTATACTGGAGAATACTCAGGAACAAACAGAAGCTTTACGCGCCCAGGAAGAAGAAATGCGCCAAAATATGGAAGAGATGCAGACTACTCAGGAAGAAATGTATCGCAAAACTAAAAATCTTGAAGAAGCGAATCTTGAACTAGAAGAAAAAACACTCATCTTAACTCAGCTAAAAATGGAAAATGAGATCTTAAAGAAAAAGCTGGGGCTTGTAAAAAAATAA
- a CDS encoding carboxy terminal-processing peptidase, whose translation MSVFLPCNYLRILCLIVFVLIGGESIAQQVSAGNWQQQAMSLRKTLETKHYTLRPVDDNLSEQILYQFIETIDPHRLYFQASDWQLMKVYRAQIDDELAGKEWKFLPLVSSLYKNRLLQAEKRIEEITQKPFVFSATETIVFSDAPKGKDSLNFAANDKDAIQKWTKWLKYQTIDLMVDDVDEIIEGKIAAINAKEPASRLKVRTVEQRKIKRILESPAGFDEFIASAFFNAIAECFDPHSNYFSLSTEKNFEASLAKEGLSYGIDLEENDKGDVCIARLVPGGPAWKSNTLHKGDVLLTLQWTGKSLVDLNGADVYEVEELLNASSSDKVEITVQKANGQEEKVALVREKIREDENIVKSYVLKGDKKIGYISLPGFYTETEDATSLGCANDVAKEILKLKKVGIDGLILDIRYNGGGSLQEGLNLAGIFVDEGPLGIIQGSDLKPSIMKDQNRGTIYDGPLVLMINGQSASASELLAATLQDYNRALIVGSSTFGKATGQIVLPLSANANPMALKEAKADWGYAKVTVNKLYRITGKSAQLKGVQPHIYLPDMYETILYKEHTKPFAMPSDSVNKKIYYTPLKALPIEELSAKSKTRTMALPVFRAIQKQNGVLRNRIAKINRSIPLHPASYRTYVLETYIGWEEFEKTMEDAKASFTVENTGYDKEVLQIDAYTKEINEGLIENITQDIYIEEAYQIMKDWLALLK comes from the coding sequence ATGAGTGTATTTTTACCTTGTAATTATTTACGTATACTTTGCCTGATTGTGTTTGTTCTAATTGGTGGTGAATCCATAGCACAGCAAGTGAGTGCTGGAAATTGGCAGCAGCAGGCGATGTCGTTACGTAAAACTCTTGAAACCAAACATTATACATTACGTCCTGTTGACGATAACTTATCTGAACAAATTCTTTATCAGTTTATAGAAACTATTGATCCTCACCGACTGTATTTTCAGGCATCCGACTGGCAGTTGATGAAAGTATATCGTGCACAGATAGATGATGAATTAGCTGGAAAGGAATGGAAATTTCTTCCATTGGTATCTTCTCTTTATAAGAACCGATTGTTGCAGGCAGAAAAACGTATTGAAGAGATTACACAGAAGCCTTTTGTTTTTTCAGCTACAGAGACTATTGTATTCTCTGATGCACCCAAGGGAAAGGATAGTCTGAATTTTGCTGCTAATGATAAAGATGCTATTCAGAAGTGGACTAAATGGTTAAAATACCAGACTATTGATTTGATGGTAGATGATGTAGATGAGATTATAGAAGGGAAAATAGCTGCTATCAATGCAAAGGAACCTGCATCAAGGTTGAAGGTACGTACTGTTGAACAACGAAAGATTAAGCGGATCCTGGAGAGCCCTGCTGGGTTTGATGAATTTATTGCATCTGCCTTTTTCAACGCCATCGCAGAGTGTTTTGATCCCCATTCCAACTATTTCTCTCTGTCTACTGAAAAGAATTTTGAAGCATCTTTAGCGAAGGAGGGGTTATCATATGGCATCGATTTGGAAGAGAATGATAAGGGAGATGTATGTATTGCCCGCTTAGTACCTGGTGGACCTGCCTGGAAGTCTAACACATTACATAAGGGAGATGTACTATTAACATTACAATGGACTGGAAAATCTCTGGTTGATTTAAATGGAGCCGATGTATATGAAGTGGAAGAATTACTCAATGCCTCTTCGTCTGATAAGGTAGAAATTACTGTACAAAAAGCAAATGGACAGGAAGAAAAAGTAGCGTTGGTACGAGAGAAAATCAGAGAGGATGAGAATATTGTAAAAAGTTATGTATTAAAAGGTGATAAAAAGATAGGCTATATCTCTTTACCTGGTTTTTATACGGAGACAGAAGATGCCACCAGCTTAGGGTGTGCCAATGATGTAGCTAAGGAAATTTTGAAACTAAAGAAAGTAGGTATTGATGGTTTGATACTGGATATCCGTTACAATGGAGGAGGCTCTTTACAGGAAGGGCTGAATCTGGCAGGTATTTTTGTAGATGAAGGGCCATTGGGTATCATTCAGGGGAGCGATCTGAAACCAAGTATTATGAAAGATCAGAACAGAGGAACTATCTATGATGGACCATTGGTGTTGATGATAAATGGTCAAAGTGCTTCTGCATCAGAGTTATTAGCTGCAACATTACAGGATTATAACCGTGCATTGATTGTAGGATCTTCTACATTTGGGAAGGCAACCGGGCAGATAGTATTACCCTTAAGTGCAAATGCTAATCCAATGGCATTGAAAGAAGCTAAAGCTGACTGGGGATATGCAAAGGTGACTGTTAATAAGTTATATCGGATTACTGGCAAAAGTGCCCAGTTAAAAGGTGTACAACCACATATTTATCTGCCAGATATGTATGAAACAATTTTGTACAAAGAACATACAAAGCCGTTTGCAATGCCTTCTGATTCAGTCAATAAAAAGATCTACTATACTCCATTGAAAGCATTGCCTATAGAGGAACTTTCTGCAAAGAGTAAAACTAGAACAATGGCATTGCCTGTATTTCGGGCTATTCAGAAACAGAATGGGGTTCTGCGAAATCGTATAGCTAAAATCAATCGCTCCATACCTTTGCATCCGGCATCATATAGAACATATGTATTAGAGACTTATATAGGTTGGGAAGAATTTGAAAAAACGATGGAAGATGCCAAAGCTTCGTTTACAGTTGAAAATACAGGATATGACAAAGAGGTACTCCAGATAGATGCATACACCAAAGAAATCAATGAAGGGCTTATCGAAAATATTACACAGGATATTTATATAGAAGAAGCTTACCAGATTATGAAAGATTGGCTGGCTTTACTTAAATAG
- a CDS encoding transglutaminase family protein, giving the protein MAIKVAISHKTKYSYDRYINLGPHIFRLRPAPHSRTPIEGYSFKIYPENHFINWQQDPFGNYLARVVFPEKTNELRIEVEVIARMEVINPFDFFVEDSAEYYPFVYDEQLQKELVPYLEVRESGPKLLEWVEKNKIHEKKRTIDYLVQLNQQLNKDIYYNIRMESGVQTCEESLTRLSGSCRDSAWLLVQILRHLGIAARFVSGYSVQLKADVKPLEGPPGPGSDITDLHAWAEAYIPGAGWIGLDATSGLLTGEGHIPLSCTPDYASSAPVVGGRDAAESVLEFENKVFRIHEDPRVTKPYTDEQWNKIVEVGHVVEADLQAGDVRMTMGGEPTFVSIDDMESPEWNSTADGPLKRKLAYDLSLRLKNRFAFGGLLHFGQGKWYPGEPFPRWQYALYWRKDGLSLWRNDDLIAKETDNRFTFHDSERFMIELAYYLGIAPENIVPAYEDPVYWALEEGKIPVNLDPLDVNLKDSIERRTLAGLLERGMNNPKGFALPLAWNYWNDTWASCVWQFRRSHCFLIPGNSPVGMRLPLESLPYVTKNKREVAFDRSQFEDLPDLMDYQTRVSERYGTLAPPYQTPVATKTTSNEEEKDTKKKNSSANKGNEKAPLFEVDTIRTALCVEEREGILYVFLPPVSYLEHYIDLVASIEATAEKLQMPVRIEGYAPPTDYRMQKLVVSPDPGVIEVNIHPSHNWQELIDNTTALYEEAFFARLGTEKFMVDGRHTGTGGGNHVTIGGAKPADSPILRRPDLLRSLITYWQHHPALSYLFSGPFIGPTSQAPRIDEGRDERLYEVELAFDQIPENEHVPFWMVDRIFRNLLVDITGNTHRTEFCIDKLYSPDSSTGRLGLLEFRAFDMPPHKHMNLVQTLLIRALVAKFWNEPYKKKLIRWGTELHDRFLLPHFAYMDMMDVVNDLKASGYDFDIAWFDPFFEFRFPHHGTITVGNTQLELRLGIEPWHVLGEELSNVGTARFVDSSLERLQVKVSGFIQDRHILICNGCRVPLRNTGVKGEYVAGVRYKAWNPPSALHPTVGVDSPLVFDIVDSWNNRILGGCTYFVSHPGGRSFDTYPVNSYEAESRRISRFWDFGHTPSQTNQIPVPVKYTPSISRFVAENKSSVKLDTPVELINSEYPNTLDLRRFWKAR; this is encoded by the coding sequence ATGGCTATAAAAGTTGCTATTTCTCATAAGACAAAGTATTCTTATGACCGATATATAAATCTTGGTCCACACATTTTTCGTTTACGTCCTGCACCTCATTCCAGAACACCTATAGAAGGGTATTCTTTTAAAATATATCCTGAAAATCATTTTATTAACTGGCAACAGGATCCTTTTGGCAATTATTTGGCCAGAGTGGTTTTTCCTGAAAAAACCAATGAGCTGCGTATTGAAGTAGAGGTGATTGCCCGGATGGAAGTGATCAATCCATTTGATTTTTTTGTAGAAGATTCGGCAGAATACTATCCATTTGTCTATGATGAACAACTACAGAAAGAACTTGTGCCTTATCTGGAAGTACGTGAATCCGGACCCAAGCTGCTGGAGTGGGTTGAAAAGAATAAAATCCATGAAAAGAAACGTACAATAGATTATCTGGTGCAGCTTAACCAGCAACTGAATAAAGACATCTATTATAATATTCGTATGGAGTCGGGAGTGCAGACTTGTGAAGAGTCGCTAACCCGATTAAGTGGTTCCTGTCGGGATTCTGCCTGGCTTCTGGTACAAATATTACGACATCTGGGTATTGCAGCACGTTTTGTTTCCGGGTATTCTGTACAATTGAAAGCCGATGTAAAGCCATTGGAAGGGCCTCCTGGTCCTGGATCTGATATTACAGACTTACATGCCTGGGCTGAGGCCTATATTCCTGGAGCAGGATGGATTGGTTTGGATGCCACTTCTGGCTTACTGACTGGCGAAGGGCACATTCCGTTGAGTTGTACTCCGGATTATGCCAGTTCTGCGCCTGTAGTGGGAGGAAGAGATGCTGCTGAATCTGTTCTTGAGTTCGAAAACAAAGTATTTCGTATTCATGAAGATCCACGTGTGACAAAGCCTTATACAGATGAACAATGGAATAAGATTGTAGAAGTTGGCCATGTAGTAGAAGCTGATCTACAGGCTGGTGATGTACGTATGACAATGGGAGGTGAGCCAACCTTTGTGTCTATTGATGACATGGAGTCGCCGGAATGGAATTCTACTGCTGATGGACCTTTGAAACGGAAGCTGGCCTATGACTTATCTCTTCGTTTAAAGAACCGGTTTGCGTTTGGAGGACTTTTGCATTTTGGACAAGGCAAATGGTATCCGGGTGAACCATTTCCCAGATGGCAATATGCGTTATACTGGCGAAAAGATGGATTGTCTTTATGGCGTAATGATGACTTGATTGCGAAGGAAACAGATAATCGGTTTACCTTTCACGATTCTGAGCGTTTTATGATCGAATTGGCATACTATCTGGGAATTGCCCCTGAGAATATAGTACCTGCCTATGAAGATCCAGTCTATTGGGCATTGGAGGAGGGAAAGATACCCGTAAATCTTGACCCGCTGGATGTAAACTTAAAAGATTCTATAGAAAGACGTACGCTGGCTGGTCTTTTGGAAAGAGGAATGAACAATCCTAAAGGGTTTGCATTGCCTCTGGCCTGGAATTATTGGAATGATACCTGGGCTAGCTGTGTATGGCAATTTCGCCGAAGTCACTGTTTTCTGATTCCGGGAAATTCTCCTGTTGGTATGAGACTACCTCTGGAATCTCTACCATATGTAACAAAAAACAAACGGGAAGTAGCATTTGACCGTAGCCAGTTTGAAGATCTGCCTGATTTGATGGATTACCAGACAAGAGTTTCAGAACGATATGGCACACTAGCACCTCCTTATCAGACACCTGTTGCTACAAAAACAACTTCTAATGAAGAAGAAAAAGATACAAAAAAGAAGAATTCTTCTGCAAATAAAGGCAATGAGAAAGCTCCACTCTTTGAGGTTGATACAATTCGTACCGCTCTTTGTGTAGAGGAACGGGAAGGCATTCTATATGTTTTTCTGCCTCCGGTTAGCTATCTGGAACATTATATTGATTTGGTTGCTTCTATTGAGGCAACTGCAGAGAAACTCCAGATGCCTGTTCGTATAGAGGGATATGCTCCACCAACCGATTACCGGATGCAAAAACTGGTGGTGTCTCCTGATCCGGGTGTTATTGAAGTAAATATTCACCCGTCTCATAACTGGCAGGAATTAATTGACAATACAACAGCACTGTATGAAGAAGCATTTTTTGCGCGCCTAGGTACAGAGAAGTTTATGGTTGATGGACGCCATACTGGAACAGGGGGAGGCAACCATGTAACTATCGGAGGTGCAAAGCCTGCTGATAGCCCTATCTTACGACGACCTGATTTGTTGCGTAGTCTGATCACATATTGGCAACATCATCCAGCCCTAAGCTATCTGTTTTCCGGACCATTTATCGGACCTACCAGTCAGGCTCCGCGTATTGATGAAGGACGAGACGAAAGGCTCTATGAAGTAGAGCTTGCCTTTGATCAAATACCGGAAAACGAGCATGTGCCTTTCTGGATGGTAGACCGTATCTTCCGTAACCTACTTGTAGACATCACTGGCAATACACATCGTACAGAGTTTTGTATTGACAAATTATACTCTCCGGATTCTTCTACTGGACGATTAGGCTTACTGGAATTTCGGGCTTTTGATATGCCTCCACATAAGCATATGAATCTGGTGCAAACCTTATTGATTCGTGCGTTAGTGGCTAAGTTCTGGAATGAACCTTACAAGAAAAAACTAATCCGGTGGGGAACAGAGTTACACGATCGTTTCTTGTTACCACATTTTGCTTATATGGATATGATGGATGTGGTAAACGATCTGAAAGCTTCCGGTTACGATTTTGATATAGCCTGGTTTGATCCGTTTTTTGAGTTTCGTTTTCCACATCATGGTACTATTACAGTTGGAAATACACAACTCGAGTTGCGATTGGGTATTGAGCCTTGGCATGTCTTAGGTGAAGAACTTTCCAATGTAGGCACTGCTCGTTTTGTAGATTCCTCTCTGGAACGGTTACAGGTAAAGGTGAGTGGTTTTATACAAGATCGTCATATACTTATTTGTAATGGTTGTCGTGTTCCTTTACGTAATACAGGAGTGAAAGGGGAATATGTAGCAGGTGTTCGCTACAAAGCCTGGAATCCTCCATCTGCTTTACATCCTACCGTAGGGGTGGATTCCCCACTGGTGTTTGATATTGTAGATTCCTGGAACAACCGTATTCTGGGCGGATGTACCTATTTTGTTTCCCATCCGGGAGGACGCAGTTTTGATACCTATCCTGTGAATAGTTATGAAGCGGAATCCAGACGAATCAGTCGTTTCTGGGATTTTGGCCATACTCCTTCACAAACCAATCAGATTCCTGTACCTGTAAAATATACACCCAGCATATCACGGTTTGTCGCTGAAAATAAAAGCAGTGTAAAGCTGGATACTCCTGTTGAATTGATAAATTCTGAATATCCTAATACATTGGATTTAAGGAGGTTCTGGAAGGCAAGGTGA
- a CDS encoding circularly permuted type 2 ATP-grasp protein, which produces MLTENSIRLLQSYQKQISSYDEIVDSKGQVKPVWATLFASIEKIGIQEMTNRKQEIVNTLREIGATYNVYESPDGMNRPWQLDSIPFLIEQKEWQQISRGLQQRATLLDLMLKDIYGDGRLLKDGILPPELVYGNTGFYRACHDAKIAGSKQLLVHAVDMARGPDGRMWVLDNRTQAPSGSGYALVNRSVVSKLLPELAEGMYVSRLAPFFTTMQNTLIQASGRLRDNLNIVYLTPGPNNESYFEQAYLASYLGYPLVQGDDLLVRDGYVWLKSIDGLERVDVIIRRIDDEWCDPLELREDSRLGVPGLLHAIRMGNVTVVNPPGSSVLENNALHAFLPTTCRYLLGEDLILPPIATWWCGQTAELNYVLENLHKLIIKKANRRQKFRSVYGRLLSRMQLQELKKAIRESPSEYIAQEEVSFSTTPSLIGDTIEPRYAAIRAYLIASENGYQVMQGGLTRSSPEKDRFVVSNQYGSISKDTWIVSDRVEEVKEKITLSAGISIQKHTSLPSRSAENLFWVGRYCERTLSTTTFIGITLDVLNGHRNFGGSTKSEHMELLLRALTHLTLTYPGFVEDEKGDILKNPYPEILDLISNAQKTGTIAYNIQSFLMSIIAVRDKWNLETWRIVDLIENILKKIKDPATLNTNTVQQLLDKLQTRLFTFYGILSETMPRNNEYLLLEAGKQMERILLRISILRSTLVFKYEESTEHEILEAVLLYHHLLVNYRMMYRAQLTVEATLDMILLEETLPYSLVYQLNALSVCLGNLPRAGQNTRLNQAQKAVLEASALVKLSDIAQLSKYDSESFYREDLDKLLSEVSRLISSVSVTLTSLYFSHTIMQHSFIQSSDNGKAHEI; this is translated from the coding sequence ATGCTTACTGAGAATTCTATACGTTTGTTGCAGTCTTACCAGAAACAGATCAGTTCCTATGATGAAATAGTAGATAGCAAAGGGCAGGTAAAGCCTGTTTGGGCAACGCTTTTTGCTTCTATTGAAAAAATAGGAATACAGGAGATGACAAACCGGAAACAGGAGATTGTCAATACATTGCGGGAAATTGGAGCTACCTATAACGTATACGAATCCCCGGATGGAATGAACCGACCCTGGCAGTTGGATAGCATTCCGTTTCTGATAGAACAAAAAGAATGGCAACAGATTTCCAGAGGATTGCAGCAACGGGCTACCTTACTGGATTTGATGCTAAAGGATATATATGGTGATGGCAGGTTACTGAAAGATGGAATTTTACCTCCTGAGCTAGTCTATGGTAATACAGGATTTTATCGGGCCTGCCATGATGCAAAGATTGCCGGATCAAAGCAGTTGCTTGTCCATGCTGTAGATATGGCTCGTGGCCCTGATGGTCGTATGTGGGTGCTGGACAATCGAACACAAGCCCCTTCTGGTTCGGGTTATGCCTTAGTGAATAGAAGCGTGGTAAGTAAGCTGTTGCCCGAATTGGCTGAAGGCATGTATGTGAGTAGGCTGGCTCCATTCTTTACAACTATGCAGAATACTCTTATTCAGGCTTCTGGCCGTTTACGGGACAATCTGAATATTGTATATCTGACTCCTGGACCCAATAATGAGTCCTATTTTGAACAGGCATACCTGGCTTCCTATTTAGGCTATCCATTGGTGCAGGGTGATGATCTACTGGTTCGGGATGGCTATGTCTGGTTGAAATCCATAGATGGATTGGAACGAGTAGATGTGATTATAAGAAGGATTGACGATGAGTGGTGTGATCCGCTGGAGTTGCGTGAAGATTCTCGTCTCGGGGTGCCCGGGTTGTTACATGCCATTCGGATGGGAAATGTAACTGTCGTAAATCCTCCTGGTTCCAGTGTACTGGAAAATAATGCCCTGCATGCATTTTTACCCACTACCTGCCGTTATTTGCTGGGTGAAGATCTGATATTGCCACCTATTGCTACCTGGTGGTGCGGGCAAACAGCAGAACTAAACTATGTGCTGGAAAACCTGCACAAGCTAATTATCAAGAAAGCCAATCGTCGACAGAAGTTTCGTTCAGTGTATGGCAGATTACTTTCCCGCATGCAGTTGCAGGAGTTGAAAAAAGCTATTCGTGAATCTCCTTCAGAATACATTGCACAAGAAGAAGTAAGTTTTTCGACTACGCCATCGCTGATAGGAGATACCATTGAGCCACGTTATGCAGCTATCCGGGCCTATCTGATTGCTTCTGAAAATGGCTATCAGGTTATGCAGGGTGGACTAACGCGTAGCTCTCCTGAAAAAGATCGCTTTGTTGTATCTAACCAATACGGAAGTATTTCCAAAGACACCTGGATTGTATCAGATAGAGTAGAAGAGGTAAAAGAAAAGATTACATTGTCAGCAGGAATCAGCATACAAAAACATACCTCTTTGCCTAGTCGTAGTGCCGAAAATCTATTTTGGGTAGGCAGATACTGCGAACGTACATTATCTACTACTACCTTTATTGGGATTACATTGGATGTACTGAACGGACACCGGAATTTTGGAGGATCGACCAAGAGTGAACATATGGAATTGTTATTAAGGGCGCTTACTCATCTTACACTTACTTATCCTGGTTTTGTAGAAGATGAGAAGGGAGATATACTAAAAAATCCCTATCCGGAGATTCTGGACCTGATCTCCAATGCACAAAAGACAGGAACAATAGCCTATAATATCCAGTCATTTCTGATGTCTATCATTGCTGTTCGTGACAAATGGAATCTTGAAACCTGGCGCATTGTAGATCTGATCGAAAATATTCTGAAAAAGATAAAAGATCCGGCTACACTTAATACAAATACGGTTCAGCAATTGCTGGATAAGCTGCAAACCCGGTTGTTTACATTTTATGGGATTTTGTCTGAGACAATGCCCCGAAACAATGAGTATTTGTTGCTGGAAGCAGGAAAACAGATGGAACGGATTCTGTTACGGATTAGTATCCTGCGTTCTACACTGGTGTTTAAGTATGAAGAAAGTACCGAACATGAGATATTGGAAGCTGTACTATTGTATCATCACCTGTTGGTCAATTACCGGATGATGTATCGGGCTCAATTGACAGTAGAGGCTACACTAGACATGATCCTTCTGGAAGAAACATTGCCTTATTCGCTGGTATACCAGTTAAATGCATTGTCTGTTTGTCTGGGTAATCTACCGCGTGCAGGGCAGAATACAAGACTGAACCAAGCACAAAAGGCTGTGTTGGAAGCCTCTGCTTTGGTAAAGCTGTCTGATATCGCTCAACTGAGTAAATACGATTCGGAATCTTTCTATCGGGAAGATCTGGATAAATTGCTTTCAGAAGTGAGCAGGTTGATTTCTTCCGTTTCTGTGACGTTAACCAGCCTCTATTTCAGTCACACCATTATGCAGCATTCCTTTATTCAGTCATCTGACAACGGCAAAGCTCATGAAATATAA